A single Oncorhynchus tshawytscha isolate Ot180627B linkage group LG01, Otsh_v2.0, whole genome shotgun sequence DNA region contains:
- the LOC112237056 gene encoding mucin-2-like, translating to MGWTTLWLCVLALPLTSAIQVKARKARQSNHVNSICSTWGREHFKTFDGDVYQFPGTCEYNLASDCHSESYQEFSVHLKRNEATEAEGNPTVKHVVVTINDLVFHLTKTQVAVNGEIVTLPYYNGGVQLERNAVYTKLYSKVGLVVMWNGEDAVMVELDTEYTNRTCGLCGDFNGLPVHNEFVHNGRKVSPIEFGNRQKVHRPNEDCEDPYEEEEEDEPADVQPKEDTCKEFHAQCDQLLRSPLWSSCGAVVNAEPYIQACVQDLCGCSNTSDSFCVCSTLAEYSRQCSHAGGQPPHWRTTAFCDKQCPFNMVYLESGSPCMDTCTHSDTSSLCEEHLMDGCFCPHGTVFDDISKRGCVTQDQCQCKHDKVYNSGEVFRQDREECVCHHGQWSCKSLPSPATCAVEEGSHVTTFDGKAFTFHGDCYYPLAKVESKDEVSPKFTVLVQLVPCIRQKFDTCLKSVVVLLNNDRNNALVITADGKVSHNAQITLPYNTADISVFKPSSFHMMLQTSFGLQVQIQLVPIMQVYVTLDESYKTKTQGLCGNFNKVLSDDMKTPQGIVEGTASSFGNSWKANPTCRDREERLDDPCSLSVENENYAKHWCSMLRSSDSTFAKCHAMVDPELYYKRCTYASCNCEKSEDCLCAVFSSYVRDCATKGVVLSGWRENVCDKYIGNCPASQTYSDQLQRCQLTCSSLASKSQGCTNDFLPVDGCSCPDGLYMDDRGTCVPMDKCPCFHNGVHIKPGKSINIQEEHCVCNNGKLHCRSWKMRSESTCQSPKVFVNCSNDLGVQCTRSCRNPDFMDCFSAECESGCKCPTSLWEDGKGMCVNKHECPCSHDGFLYAPGKQIPNGCNTCTCKSGKWECTDKKCPGTCTIYGSGHYKTFDERTYGFQGKCGYVAVQNKCGNRPVQDKFMVITENIPCGTTGTTCSKSVRVQLGRTELKLSKGTHEVVDLEVGSQIQYRVRTVGLYLIVESDIGIAVLWDRKTTVRIVLEPQHSGAVCGLCGNYNGEGRDDFTTQGQMIVSSPVEFANSWKVSSTCPDAESNVDPCGARPNRHNWAKMQCSIITGKTFQLCHKKVDPSLYFENCVKDSCACDTGGDCECFCTAVAAYAQACTEAGVCVAWRTPEICPVFCDYYNDPGECEWHYSPCHTPCFKTCLNPNGTCDNPLPNLEGCYPQCPPDRPIFDEETGECVEECPPTGPSTTTPQTTTPTPTTTQWTPTTTTLTTEPPTTTPMPPTTTQTPPTTTPPPTTTTPMPPTTTTTPKPTTTTPMPPTATTKIPTTTSPIPPTTTLPPTTTTPIPTTTTPTTTPIPPPTTTTPIPPTPSTTTTTTTTTTTPTTTPIPPTTTTPIPPTTTTPIPPTPTTTTTPIPTTTPTTTTPTTTTPPTPSTTTTTPTTTTPIPTTTPPIQSTTTTTTITPTTTTPPTTTPPTPSTTTTTTTIPTATTPIPTTTPISPTTTTPIPPTPTTTTTPIPTTTPTTTTPPTTTPPTPSTTTTTTPPTTTPPTPSTTTPIPTTTPTTPPTTTPIPPTTTTPIPPTTTPIPTTTTTTPIPPPTTTTPIPTTTPTTTTPPTTTPPTPSTTTTTTPPTTTPPTPTTTTPIQPTPTTTTTTPIPPTTTPIATSTTPPTTTTTTPTPSTTTPAPTTPPPTTTPPTTTPIPPTTTTPIPPTTTPIPTTTTPTPIPTMTTKTPTTTPPTTTKLIPTTTPTPTTQTTTTPIPPTTTTPLPPTTTTPIPPTTTTPTPSTTPIQTTTTTPTTTTPIPPTTTTPIPPTPSTTPIQTTTTTPTTPPTTPIPPTPSTTPIQTTTTTPTTTTPIPPTTTTPIPPTPSTTPIQTTTTPPTTTPPTSTTPIPTTTTTTPIPPPTTTPIPPTTTTPIPPPTTTAPPTTTTTPSTTTPRTTTPTPSTTPIPPTTTTPIPPTPSTTPLPTTTTTTPIPPTTTPTTTTPTPPTTTTPIPPETTTPIPTTTTTAILPTTTPTPPPPPTTTTPPTTTTPIPPTTTTPTPPTPPPTTTTTTPMPTPTTPTSPTTTTPIPTPTPPPTTTTPIPQPPTTTTPVPPTTTTTPTTTPIPPTPSTTPIPTTTTTPIPPTTTTPIPPETTTPIPTTTTTAILPTTTPTTPPPTTTTTPIPSTTTPTTTTATTPPTTTTPLPPTTTTPIPPTTTPPTPSTTTTTTPVPPTNTTPIPHPPTTTTTTPLPPTTTTATTTPTTTTTPIPQPPTTTTPAPPTTTTTPTTPVPPTTTTPTPPTTTTPIPPETTTPIPTTTTTPTTTPPPTTTLPPTTTTPLPPTTTTPKPPTTTEAITLTTTPTTTEESTTTPRTTENPTTTPTTTEEPTTTPTTTEESTTTPRTTEKPTTTTPVIDTTTTKAPTTTPKPPTTTEATTPMTTTSPTTHESVVTGPPITPEHQVSSIPTTTGSPTPPPITCPEWDKVQNETFWLCNCTLARCIENNTIEIIPYECPEPEPITCTNGKKPVLQWDEFYCCQRFVCDCVCEGWGDPHYITFDGLFYSFQGNCTYVLMEEMLPRHHFKIYIDNVNCDPTEDVSCPRSIIVSYRSTVITLKNHNLIGAAQLEALIDGVSLRLPFTRHGVKVMSSGINMVLEIAHLQVVVTFGVTGFSVNLPWQHFGNNTQGHCGTCSNNQADDCMLPGGQLVENCAVMADYWPAKDLYQPECHVPPGIPTNSPLPEPTQKPCKPDSSVCDLLKDSIFAACHPFVSPDNFYKGCVYDSCHVSNPAVECTSLQTYAAACAQFGVCIYWRNHTELCASDCPADKVYKPCGPAEQPTCDDNPDESRMNFTTEGCFCPDGMKLFNKDSGICVDKCGCIDPEGVPREFNERFEYKCQDCVCLESTKTVNCKPKVCSKPPVELCTGPGFVYVNQTDPSDPCCSNLACRCDSSTCPPTNMNCPIGFVPVVSVPEGKCCPEHTCEPKRVCLHKGVEYLPNSKVPGSECQECTCTNKVDPKSGHYQIDCGFMQCDEDCEKGYEYQEPNYSSDDCCGKCVQTHCVLQINGTKQLLKHGDTWSAPGDKCQQYSCVKNGDSYLTQSSNIHCPPFQQANCQPGSIQTAANGCCRICVEKDKACKVGSMKSFINHKSCQSVEEVEMPYCEGSCNTFTKYSAMAASLDHSCACCQESRSSNRTVDLRCLNGDVVPYTYLHVEECSCRHSDCNRAIRVPARRTRSNTLV from the exons GTCGTAAAGTGAGCCCCATTGAGTTTGGAAACAGACAGAAGGTCCACAGGCCCAACGAGGATTGTGAAGACCCctatgaagaggaagaggaagatgaacCTGCAGACGTTCAGCCTAAAGAGGACACATGCAAGGAGTTT CATGCCCAGTGTGACCAGCTCCTGCGCTCACCGTTGTGGAGCTCCTGTGGTGCGGTTGTGAACGCTGAGCCCTACATCCAGGCCTGTGTTCAGGACCTGTGTGGCTGCAGCAACACTTCTGATAGCTTCTGTGTCTGCAGCACCCTGGCAGAGTACTCCAGACAGTGCTCCCACGCCGGGGGACAGCCACCCCACTGGAGAACAACAGCCTTCTGTG ACAAGCAGTGTCCGTTCAACATGGTCTATCTGGAGAGTGGCTCTCCCTGCATGGATACCTGTACCCACTCAGACACCAGCTCACTGTGTGAAGAACACCTGATGGACGGCTGCTTCTGCCCTCACG GGACTGTGTTTGATGACATCTCAAAGAGGGGGTGTGTCACTCAGGACCAGTGTCAGTGCAAACACGACAAAGTTTACAACTCTGGAGAAGTATTCAGACAGGACCGTGAGGAATG TGTCTGTCATCATGGTCAGTGGTCCTGTAAAAGTCTACCCAGCCCTGCTACATGTGCCGTTGAGGAGGGTTCACACGTGACGACCTTCGATGGGAAAGCGTTCACCTTCCATGGGGACTGTTACTACCCCTTAGCCAAGGTGGAAAGCAAG GATGAAGTCAGTCCAAAGTTCACTGTACTGGTCCAGCTGGTTCCCTGTATAAGACAGAAGTTTGACACTTGCCTCAAGAGTGTTGTGGTCTTGCTAAACAATGATAGAAACAAC GCTTTGGTGATTACCGCCGATGGGAAAGTCAGCCACAATGCACAGATCACTCTGCCTTACAACACAG CTGACATCAGTGTGTTCAAGCCGTCGTCCTTCCACATGATGCTCCAGACCAGCTTTGGGCTGCAGGTTCAGATCCAGCTGGTCCCTATCATGCAGGTCTATGTCACCCTGGACGAGAGCTACAAGACCAAGACACAAG GTCTGTGTGGGAACTTCAACAAGGTTCTGTCTGATGACATGAAGACCCCCCAGGGTATTGTGGAGGGAACAGCCTCTTCATTTGGGAACTCCTGGAAGGCTAATCCTacctgcagagacagagaggagaggctggacgaCCCCTGTTCCCTCAGCGTGGAGAATG AGAACTATGCTAAACATTGGTGCTCCATGCTAAGAAGTTCTGACAGCACCTTTGCCAAGTGCCATGCCATGGTGGACCCCGAGCTTTACTACAAG CGATGCACGTATGCTAGCTGCAACTGTGAGAAGAGTGAAGACTGCCTGTGTGCCGTCTTCTCCTCTTATGTGCGAGACTGTGCTACCAAGGGAGTGGTCCTGTCGGGctggagagagaacgtgtgtg ACAAATACATTGGTAACTGCCCAGCGTCTCAAACCTACTCTGACCAGCTCCAGAGATGTCAGCTGACCTGTAGCTCCCTGGCCAGCAAAAGCCAGGGTTGTACCAACGACTTCCTCCCCGTGGATGGTTGTTCTTGCCCGGACGGACTTTACATGGATGACAGGGGCACCTGTGTACCCATGGACAAATGCCCCTGCTTCCACAACGGGGTCCACATCAAGCCTGGGAAGTCCATCAACATTCAGGAGGAACACTG TGTCTGCAACAATGGGAAGCTTCACTGCCGTTCCTGGAAGATGCGTTCAGAGAGTA CCTGCCAGTCGCCGAAGGTGTTCGTGAACTGCTCCAATGACCTGGGAGTACAGTGTACACGGAGCTGTAGGAACCCGGATTTCATGGACTGT TTCTCCGCAGAGTGTGAGTCTGGGTGCAAGTGTCCCACGAGTCTGTGGGAGGATGGGAAAGGCATGTGTGTGAATAAACATGAATGCCCATGCAGCCATGACGGATTCCTCTACGCCCCAGGAAAACAGATCCCAAACGGATGTAACACTTG CACCTGTAAGAGTGGGAAATGGGAGTGCACAGATAAGAAGTGCCCAGGAACCTGTACCATCTACGGCAGTGGCCATTACAAAACCTTTGATGAGCGCACGTATGGCTTCCAAGGAAAATGTGGCTATGTGGCTGTCCAG AACAAATGTGGGAACCGGCCTGTCCAGGACAAATTCATGGTGATCACAGAGAACATACCGTGTGGAACCACAGGCACCACTTGCTCCAAGTCTGTCAGGGTTCAACTGGGG AGAACAGAGCTGAAGCTATCAAAGGGAACCCATGAAGTGGTGGACCTAGAAGTGGGCTCTCAGATCCAGTACCGAGTGAGGACAGTCGGTCTGTACCTGATTGTTGAGTCAGACATCGGGATCGCAGTGCTGTGGGACCGTAAAACTACCGTCCGCATCGTCCTGGAGCCACAGCATAGT GGAGCAGTGTGCGGCCTGTGTGGGAACTATAATGGAGAAGGCAGAGATGACTTCACCACACAAGGTCAGATGATAGTCAGCAGCCCTGTGGAGTTTGCTAACAGCTGGAAAGTGTCAAGCACTTGTCCCGATGCAGAAAGCAACGTGGACCCATGTGGAGCCAGACCCAACCGTCACAACTGGGCTAAGATGCAGTGCAGCATCATCACCGGAAAGACTTTCCAACTGTGTCACAAGAAG GTAGACCCTAGTCTGTACTTTGAGAACTGTGTGAAAGACTCCTGTGCCTGTGATACTGGCGGAGACTGTGAgtgtttctgtacagctgtaGCAGCCTACGCCCAGGCCTGCACCGAAGCTGGAGTCTGTGTTGCATGGAGAACACCAGAAATTTGTC CTGTGTTCTGTGACTACTACAACGATCCAGGTGAATGTGAATGGCATTACAGCCCTTGCCACACACCTTGCTTCAAGACCTGTCTGAATCCAAATGGGACCTGTGACAACCCTCTTCCCAATCTGGAAG GTTGTTACCCACAATGCCCTCCAGATAGGCCAATATTTGATGAAGAGACCGGGGAGTGTGTTGAGGAATGCCCACCAACAGGCCCATCAACAACAACCCCCCAGACAaccacaccaacaccaacaacaacacagtggACACCAACAACTACCACATTGACAACAGAacctccaacaacaacaccaatgccaccaacaacaacacaaacaccaccaacaaccacaccaccaccaacaacaacaacaccaatgccaccaacaacaacaaccacaccaaagccaacaacaaccacaccaatGCCACCAACAGCAACCACaaaaataccaacaacaacatcaccaataccaccaacaacaacactaccaccaacaacaaccacaccaataccaacaacaacaacaccaacaaccacaccaattccaccaccaacaacaacaacaccaataccaccaacaccatcaaccacaacaacaacaacaacaacaacaacaacaccaacaaccacaccaataccaccaacaacaaccacaccaataccaccaacaacaacaacaccaataccaccaacaccaacaacaacaacaacaccaataccaacaacaacaccaacaacaacaacaccaacaacaaccacaccaccaacaccatcaacaacaacaacaacaccaacaacaacaacaccaataccaacaacaacaccaccaatacaatcaacaacaacaacaacaacaataacaccaacaacaacaacaccaccaacaaccacaccaccaacaccatcaacaacaacaacaacaacaacaataccaacagCAACAACgccaataccaacaacaacaccaatatcaccaacaacaacaacaccaataccaccaacaccaacaacaacaacaacaccaataccaacaacaacaccaacaacaacaacaccaccaacaaccacaccaccaacaccatcaacaacaacaacaacaacaccaccaacaacaacaccaccaacaccatcaacaacaacaccaataccaacaacaacaccaacaacaccaccaacaaccacaccaattccaccaacaacaacaacaccaataccaccaacaacaacaccaataccaacaacaacaacaacaacaccaataccaccaccaacaacaaccacaccaataccaacaacaacaccaacaacaacaacaccaccaacaaccacaccaccaacaccatcaacaacaacaacaacaacaccaccaacaacaacaccaccaacaccaacaacaacaacaccaatacaaccaacaccaacaacaacaacaacaacaccaataccaccaacaacaacaccaatagcaacatcaacaacaccaccaacaacaacaacaacaacaccaactccttcaacaacaacaccagcaccaacaacaccaccaccaacaacaacaccaccaacaaccacaccaattccaccaacaacaacaacaccaataccaccaacaacaacaccaataccaacaacaacaacacca acaccaattccaacaatgacaacaaaaacaccaacaacaacaccaccaacaacaacaaaactaataccaacaacaacaccaacaccaacaacacaaacaacaacaactccaattccaccaacaacaacaacaccactaccaccaacaacaacaacaccaataccaccaacaacaacaacaccaacaccatcaacaacaccaatacaaacaacaacaacaacaccaacaacaacaactccaattccaccaacaacaacaacaccaataccaccaacaccatcaacaacaccaatacaaacaacaacaacaacaccaacaacaccaccaaccaCACCAATTccaccaacaccatcaacaacaccaatacaaacaacaacaacaacaccaacaacaacaactccaattccaccaacaacaacaacaccaataccaccaacaccatcaacaacaccaatacaaacaacaacaacaccaccaacaacaacaccaccaaca tcaacaacaccaataccaacaacaacaacaacaacaccaataccaccaccaacaaccacaccaataccaccaacaacaaccacaccaataccaccaccaacaacaacagcaccgccaacaacaacaacaacaccatcaacaacaacaccaagaacaacaacaccaacaccatcaacaacaccaataccaccaacaacaaccacaccaataccaccaacaccatcaacaacaccattaccaacaacaacaacaacaacaccaataccaccaacaacaacaccaacaacaaccacaccaacaccaccaacaacaaccacaccaatACCACCCGAAACAACCACaccaataccaacaacaacaacaacagcaatactaccaacaacaacaccaacaccaccaccaccaccaacaacaacaacaccaccaacaacaaccacaccaataccaccaacaacaacaacaccaacaccaccaacaccaccaccaacaacaacaacaaccacaccaatgccaacaccaacaacaccaacatcaccaacaacaacaacaccaataccaacaccaacaccaccaccaacaacaacaacaccaataccacaaccaccaacaacaacaacaccagtaccaccaacaacaacaaccacaccaacaacaacaccaataccaccaacaccatcaacaacaccaataccaacgacaacaacaacaccaataccaccaacaacaaccacaccaatACCACCCGAAACAACCACaccaataccaacaacaacaacaacagcaatactaccaacaacaacaccaacaacaccaccaccaacaacaacaacaacaccaataccatcaacaacaacaccaacaacaacaacagcaacaacaccaccaacaacaaccacaccattaccaccaacaacaaccacaccaataccaccaacaacaacaccaccaacaccatcaacaacaacaacaacaacaccagtaccaccaacaaacacaacaccaataccacatccaccaacaacaacaacaacaacaccattaCCACCAACAACTaccacagcaacaacaacaccgacaacaacaaccacaccaataccacaaccaccaacaacaacaacaccagcaccaccaacaacaacaaccacaccaacaacaccagtaccaccaacaacaaccacaccaacaccaccaacaacaaccacaccaatACCACCCGAAACAACCACaccaataccaacaacaacaacaaca ccaacaaccacaccaccaccaacaacaacactaccaccAACAACTACCACACCAttaccaccaacaacaaccacacctaAACCACCAACTACAACGGAAGCCATAACTCTAACCACAACCCCAACGACAACAGAAGAATCAACCACAACCCCTAGGACAACTGAAAATCCAACCACAACCCCAACGACAACAGAAGAACCAACCACAACCCCAACGACAACAGAAGAATCAACCACAACCCCCAGGACAACTGAAAAACCAACCACAACCACCCCTGTCATAGACACCACAACCACTAAAGCTCCTACAACAACACCTAAACCACCAACTACAACAGAAGCCACAACTCCAATGACAACCACATCACCAACAACCCATGAATCGGTTGTCACTGGTCCTCCAATAACACCAGAACATCAAGTCAGTTCAATACCAACCACAACTGGGTCACCAACCCCTCCACCAATCACTTGTCCTGAGTGGGACAAAGTG CAAAATGAAACTTTCTGGCTCTGCAACTGCACTTTGGCCAGATGCATTGAAAACAACACCATTGAGATAATTCCGTATGAATGCCCAGAGCCTGAGCCAATCACATGTACCAATGGCAAGAAACCAGTGCTACAATGGGATGAGTTCTACTGCTGCCAACGATTCGTGTGTGACT GCGTCTGTGAGGGTTGGGGAGACCCCCATTACATCACCTTCGACGGGCTCTTCTACAGCTTCCAAGGGAACTGTACCTATGTGCTGATGGAGGAGATGTTGCCGCGTCACCACTTCAAGATCTACATCGACAATGTCAACTGTGATCCCACCGAAGACGTGTCTTGTCCTCGATCCATCATCGTGTCCTACCGCTCAACAGTTATAACACTGAAGAATCACAACCTCATTGGAGCTGCTCAGTTGGAG GCTCTTATTGATGGAGTTTCCCTGAGACTACCCTTCACGCGGCACGGTGTGAAGGTGATGAGCTCTGGTATCAACATGGTCTTGGAGATAGCACACCTCCAGGTGGTAGTTACCTTTGGAGTCACTGGCTTCAGCGTCAACCTTCCTTGGCAACACTTTGGCAACAATACACAGGGTCATTGTG GAACATGTAGCAACAACCAGGCTGATGACTGCATGTTGCCTGGAGGTCAGCTGGTGGAGAACTGTGCTGTGATGGCAGACTACTGGCCAGCCAAGGACCTCTACCAACCTGAATGCCATGTGCCACCTGGAATCCCCACCAACTCTCCTCTCCCTGAACCCACACAGAAGCCATGCAAGCCAGACTCCTCTGTCTGTGATCTCCTGAAGGACAG CATTTTTGCAGCCTGTCATCCATTTGTCTCACCTGACAACTTCTACAAGGGCTGTGTCTATGACAGCTGCCATGTGTCCAACCCAGCGGTGGAGTGCACCAGTCTGCAGACATACGCTGCTGCCTGTGCCCAGTTCGGAGTATGCATCTACTGGAGAAACCACACCGAGCTCTGTG CCAGCGACTGTCCAGCTGACAAAGTCTACAAGCCCTGCGGTCCTGCAGAACAGCCAACCTGTGATGACAA TCCAGACGAGTCTAGGATGAACTTCACCACAGAAGGCTGCTTCTGTCCTGATGGGATGAAACTCTTCAACAAGGACTCAGGGATCTGTGTTGATAAGTGTG GATGCATTGACCCCGAAGGAGTTCCACGAGAG TTCAACGAGAGGTTTGAGTACAAGTGCCAGGACTGCGTTTGTTTGGAATCCACCAAGACTGTGAACTGTAAACCCAAGGTCTGCTCCAAACCACCAGTAGAGTTATGCACTGGACCAGGCTTTGTATATGTCAACCAAACCGATCCATCCGATCCATGCTGCTCCAACCTCGCCTGCC GTTGTGACAGCAGCACTTGCCCACCTACCAACATGAACTGTCCTATTGGGTTCGTGCCAGTGGTTTCAGTCCCTGAGGGGAAATGCTGTCCAGAGCACACATGTG AGCCTAAAAGAGTTTGTCTTCACAAAGGCGTTGAATACCTG CCCAATTCTAAAGTACCGGGATCAGAGTGCCAGGAGTGCACCTGCACCAACAAAGTGGACCCCAAGTCTGGTCATTACCAAATTGACTGTGGATTCATGCAATGTGACGAAGATTGTGAAAAG GGATATGAGTACCAGGAGCCAAACTACTCCTCAGATGACTGCTGTGGTAAATGTGTTCAGACCCACTGTGTCCTCCAGATCAATGGGACCAAGCAGTTGTTGAAG catgGAGATACATGGTCTGCTCCTGGTGACAAGTGCCAGCAGTACAGCTGTGTGAAAAACGGTGATAGTTATCTGACCCAGAGCTCCAACATCCATTGCCCACCCTTCCAGCAGGCCAACTGCCAGCCT ggttcaattcagaCCGCTGCAAACGGCTGCTGTAGAATTT GTGTGGAGAAGGACAAGGCCTGTAAGGTAGGATCCATGAAGAGTTTCATCAACCacaagagctgccagtctgttgAGGAGGTGGAGATGCCGTACTGTGAGGGATCCTGCAACACCTTCACCAA GTACTCTGCCATGGCTGCGTCTCTGGACCACTCCTGTGCCTGTTGCCAGGAGTCCCGGTCCAGTAACCGCACGGTGGACCTACGGTGTCTGAATGGAGATGTGGTGCCCTACACCTACCTACACGTGGAGGAGTGTAGCTGCAGACACAGCGACTGCAACAGAGCCATTAGGGTGCCTGCCCGCAGGACACGCAGCAACACACTGGTGTAA